DNA from Xanthomonas hyacinthi:
TGGTGTGCGCATCCAATTCCAGTTCCGCCGGGCGCGTGGACGGGTGCCAGCTGGCGCGCAGGTAGTCGGCATCGCGGCGCACATAGGCGCTGTAGCGCGAACGCATCAGGGTTTCGGCATCGGGCGCCGCGGCGCCGGCGTGGTACAGCCCGCAGCACTGCGCGTAATCGCGCGGGCGGCCGCAGGGGCAGGGATCGGCGAGGCGCGGAGCGGACGGAGGCATGCGCCGATTGTGCCGGCTGCGGCGGCGCGGCGCACGCCAGCGCTGCCCTGCGCGGCGGCCCCGGCTATGCTTGCGCCCCCATCGCCCGGAGCGCCGCCTTGCTGGAGTCGATCCCGACCGAGCTGCCCTGGCTGCTGTGCATCGCCTTCGTCGCCGGGCTGGTGGATGCGGCGGTGGGCGGCGGCGGCCTGATCCAGTTGCCGGGCCTGTTCGCGACCCTGCCGCAGCAGGCGCCGGCGGTGCTGCTGGGCACCAACAAGTTCAGCGCGATGGCCGGCACCGGCGTATCGGCCTGGCGCTATGCGCGCAACCTGCGCTTCCCGTGGCGGCCGGTGCTGTACGCCACCGCGGCGGCGTTCGCGTGTTCCTTCCTCGGCGCCAGCACGGTCAGCCTGCTGCCGAAACAGGCGGTGCGGCCGCTGATCCTGGCGCTGCTGATCGCGATGCTGGCCTATACGCTGGTCAAGAAGGACTTCGGCGCGCTGCACCGGCCGCGCCACATCGGCCGCCGCGAACTGGCCATCGCGCTGGCGATGGGCGCGGCGATCGGTTTCTACGACGGCTTCTTCGGCCCCGGCACCGGCAGCTTCCTGATCTTCCTGTTCATCCGCTTTTTCGGGCTGGACTTCCTGCGCGCCTCGGCCGCGGCGAAGGTGGTCAACCTGGCCACCAACCTGGCCGCGCTGTGCTTCTTCGTGCCCAGCGGGCAGGTGCTGCTGGCGGTGGCGGTGCCGATGGCCGCGGCCAACATCGGCGGCGCGGTGGCCGGCACGCGGCTGGCGCTGCGCGGCGGCACGCCGCTGATCCGGCAGCTGTTCCTGGTGCTGGTGGTGGTGCTGATCGGCAAGATGGGCTGGGACCTGCTGCGCTGAGGCCGGGCGGTTCGGCGCGCTATCGGACCAGCGCGGCGCGGATGCGTGGCCATGCGTAATCCCAGGCGATGCGCTCCTGCTCCAGGCGCGGGGCGGGGCCGAAGCGGCCGCTGCGCAGGTCGGTGTACAAGGCCTGCTCGGCGGTGGTGAGCGCGTCCAGCCGCTGCGCGCGATGCTGGCGGCGCTCGTGTCCCCACAGCTCGGATGGCGTATCGCGCAAGGTGGCTGCGTCCATCAGCAGCGCGACCGTCCGCGGCGCGTGCTGGCGCAGCCGATGCAGGATCGCCAGGCCGTGCGTGTCGATATCGCCCCAGTAGTACAGCGGCAATCCCTGCAGCCAGTCGATAGCGCGCACGTAGTCCACCGCGTAGCCGCGCGCCATCAGCAGCAGCGTGCCGGGCAGGTCTTCGCAGGCCAGGCCGGTCTCGCGGTTCTCCACGATCAGCACCTGGCGTACCGGCAGCTGCAGCGCGGCGATCTGCGCGATCGGCGCGTGCACGTCCTCCAGCCCGCCAAGCTGCGCGCGCAGCATCGGATCGAGCAGGCGCAGGCGCACCCGGTCCGGCGCGCGGCGCAGCCCGGACAGGCTGTCGAAGCCGCGCGGTTCGGCGCTGTCGCGCAGCCCGGCCAGCCAGTCGGCGACGATCCCGCGGCGCGGCTCGATCCATTTGCTGTCGATGCCGGCGATCGGCAGCTGGCGCAGGAACAGGCCGCTGTTGCGATGCGCCTGCAGCCAGTCGACCACCGCGAGCAGACGCGCGAACTCCGGTTCCGGCGCATCGGCGAGCAGGTCGAACTGCCGGCGCAGACGCGCGGCCAGGCCGGCTGCTTGTGGCCAACGGGCCAGGAGAACGGCGCAGCGCTGGCGTGCGCGCTGCCAACGTGGCTGCTCGCCCAGCGCCAGCGCCGCCTCATCGGCGCTCACCTGCCAGGCCTGCGGCAGGCATTGCGCACCGAGCTGCGGCCATTTGACCTCGCGCCATTCCACCTGCCCCGGCAACGGCGTGGCGCGCCAGGCCCGCAGCCAGGCGCCGAACGCGTCGAATCCGGCGCTGGCCTGGGCCTGGGTCGGCATGCGCAGCGTCACCGGCTGCGGTGCGGCCTCGCCGAGCAGCCAGGCGCCGCGGTGCAGCCGCCATTGCCCGCGCAGCGCGGCCAGCGCGGCGTCGGGCAGCAGCATCGCGTTAGCGCGCGCCATCCAGGTCAGGCCTTGGACGGATTGTTCGGCTTGGGCGGCGTGCGGCGCGGGCACGGCGCGACCGGCGTGGGGCCATCGGCAACCGCAGGATCACCGGCAGCGCCGCGCACGACCGCTGCGGGGCCCGTGCGCAAGCGGCTCGGCGCGGTCGCGGCGCCTTCCACCGCCGGCGGCTCCGCCGCGCCGCGGCTGCGCTCGGGCAGCTTGAGCCGGCGCGCCTGCTCGTCGTATTCGATCAGCAGCACGCCCGAATCGTGGCGGCCGCTGATCTCGACGAAACAGGCGCCGCCGATGAACGGTTCCAGGGTCATCACCGACTTCAGCGGCGTGGCCACCACCATCTGGAAGCCGAAGTTCTCGAAGATGTTCATCGCCAGCGCGGTGAACTCGTTGTCGGCCTTGTCGAAGGCTTCGTCCAGCACCACCGCGCAATAGCGCGGCAGTTCGCCGTCCTCGCCGCCGAGCTGGTAGCGCAGCGCCGCGGCCAGGCAGGTGGTGGCCAGCTTCTGCCGCTGGCCGCCGGACTTGCCGGCGCCGCTGCGGTAGATCTCCACCTGTTGGCGGGTGGCGGCATCGAGTTCGACGCCGACGAATTC
Protein-coding regions in this window:
- a CDS encoding YchJ family metal-binding protein; amino-acid sequence: MPPSAPRLADPCPCGRPRDYAQCCGLYHAGAAAPDAETLMRSRYSAYVRRDADYLRASWHPSTRPAELELDAHTTWLGLTVQRVLASGGDRAEVAFLARYRVGGGSAVRMTEHSRFVREDGHWYYLDALD
- a CDS encoding sulfite exporter TauE/SafE family protein codes for the protein MLESIPTELPWLLCIAFVAGLVDAAVGGGGLIQLPGLFATLPQQAPAVLLGTNKFSAMAGTGVSAWRYARNLRFPWRPVLYATAAAFACSFLGASTVSLLPKQAVRPLILALLIAMLAYTLVKKDFGALHRPRHIGRRELAIALAMGAAIGFYDGFFGPGTGSFLIFLFIRFFGLDFLRASAAAKVVNLATNLAALCFFVPSGQVLLAVAVPMAAANIGGAVAGTRLALRGGTPLIRQLFLVLVVVLIGKMGWDLLR
- a CDS encoding Wadjet anti-phage system protein JetD domain-containing protein, with translation MARANAMLLPDAALAALRGQWRLHRGAWLLGEAAPQPVTLRMPTQAQASAGFDAFGAWLRAWRATPLPGQVEWREVKWPQLGAQCLPQAWQVSADEAALALGEQPRWQRARQRCAVLLARWPQAAGLAARLRRQFDLLADAPEPEFARLLAVVDWLQAHRNSGLFLRQLPIAGIDSKWIEPRRGIVADWLAGLRDSAEPRGFDSLSGLRRAPDRVRLRLLDPMLRAQLGGLEDVHAPIAQIAALQLPVRQVLIVENRETGLACEDLPGTLLLMARGYAVDYVRAIDWLQGLPLYYWGDIDTHGLAILHRLRQHAPRTVALLMDAATLRDTPSELWGHERRQHRAQRLDALTTAEQALYTDLRSGRFGPAPRLEQERIAWDYAWPRIRAALVR